One Rhizobium acidisoli DNA window includes the following coding sequences:
- the thiE gene encoding thiamine phosphate synthase — protein MKAFDLSLYLVLDPDLCAGIGMVETARRAVAGGATMVQLRDKHAGTAGMIETGRALKQALDGTGALLIVNDDVEAAIAIGADGLHIGQEDMDAATARAMIGSDMILGLSVETAALAAGVDPSLVDYTGIGPVFATPTKADHKQPIGFHGLARLVAVSPVPSVAIGGLKAEHVAEVFAAGARGLAVVSAICGAPDPEAATRRIAAEIRKARA, from the coding sequence ATGAAGGCTTTCGACCTCTCGCTCTATCTCGTCCTCGATCCCGATCTCTGCGCCGGGATCGGCATGGTCGAAACGGCGCGCCGTGCCGTAGCCGGCGGCGCGACGATGGTGCAACTGCGCGACAAACATGCCGGCACGGCCGGCATGATCGAGACCGGACGCGCCTTGAAACAGGCGCTTGATGGCACCGGCGCCCTGCTCATCGTCAACGACGATGTCGAGGCGGCGATCGCCATCGGTGCCGACGGGTTGCATATCGGCCAGGAGGATATGGATGCGGCGACAGCGCGGGCGATGATCGGCTCCGACATGATCCTCGGCCTGTCAGTCGAAACCGCGGCGCTTGCCGCTGGCGTCGATCCCAGCCTCGTCGATTATACCGGCATCGGGCCGGTGTTTGCGACGCCGACCAAGGCCGACCACAAGCAGCCGATCGGCTTTCACGGCCTGGCAAGGCTGGTGGCGGTTTCGCCGGTGCCCTCGGTTGCGATCGGCGGGCTCAAGGCGGAGCATGTGGCCGAAGTCTTTGCCGCAGGAGCAAGAGGGCTTGCCGTCGTCTCCGCCATTTGCGGCGCGCCGGATCCGGAAGCCGCCACACGCCGCATCGCCGCAGAAATTCGAAAGGCCCGCGCATGA
- the thiD gene encoding bifunctional hydroxymethylpyrimidine kinase/phosphomethylpyrimidine kinase produces MIRNVLSIAGSDPSGGAGIQADLKTFSARGVYGMAVLTALTAQNTQGVTGVHLVPPPFVADQIKAVFADVRVDAVKIGMIANAGIAEAVAAALDAALAEGRGIPIVIDPVMIAKGGAALLAPEAVDVLTRRMLPLATLLTPNLPEAAALLHQPVATNRAEMAAQAESLRALGPAAVLVKGGHLDSDDSPDVLATADGLHWFEARRVPTKNTHGTGCTLSSALAAELAKGASVPEAVAIAKDYLAGAVAAAGSLTVGSGHGPVQHFHALWKVTG; encoded by the coding sequence ATGATCCGCAACGTCCTCTCCATCGCCGGCTCCGATCCCTCGGGCGGCGCCGGCATCCAGGCCGACCTCAAGACCTTTTCCGCCCGCGGCGTCTACGGCATGGCGGTGCTGACGGCGCTGACGGCGCAAAACACCCAAGGGGTCACCGGCGTGCATCTGGTGCCGCCTCCCTTCGTCGCCGATCAAATCAAGGCCGTCTTTGCCGATGTGCGCGTCGATGCGGTCAAGATCGGCATGATCGCCAATGCCGGCATCGCCGAGGCCGTCGCCGCCGCACTGGACGCAGCTCTGGCAGAGGGGCGCGGCATTCCCATCGTCATCGATCCGGTGATGATCGCCAAGGGCGGAGCCGCCCTGCTTGCGCCCGAAGCCGTTGACGTGCTGACCCGCCGGATGCTGCCGCTCGCGACACTGCTGACCCCGAACCTGCCTGAGGCCGCCGCCCTGCTGCACCAGCCGGTCGCGACAAACCGGGCTGAGATGGCGGCGCAGGCCGAAAGCCTGCGGGCGCTCGGCCCGGCCGCGGTGCTGGTCAAGGGCGGCCATCTCGACAGCGACGACAGCCCCGACGTGCTCGCCACAGCCGACGGCCTGCACTGGTTCGAAGCCCGGCGGGTGCCGACCAAGAACACCCATGGCACCGGCTGCACGCTGTCGAGCGCGTTGGCGGCCGAGCTTGCCAAGGGCGCCTCGGTGCCGGAGGCGGTCGCCATCGCCAAGGATTACCTCGCCGGCGCGGTCGCCGCTGCCGGAAGCCTCACCGTCGGCTCCGGCCACGGGCCGGTGCAGCACTTTCATGCGCTTTGGAAAGTCACGGGATAA
- a CDS encoding GNAT family N-acetyltransferase: protein MPDLLVSLYSTKLADLNRKADHVGVSIRPALPPELHLVVEWVRQQFSENWASEVSVAFSRQPVACLIAVDGGKLLGFACYDTTARGFFGPTGVDPQARGKGIGLALFSACLQTMKTLGHAYAFIGDAGPVDFYAKTAGAITIPAPDKGIYEGMLRRMADLTI, encoded by the coding sequence GTGCCAGACCTGCTTGTGAGTCTATACTCCACAAAGCTTGCCGATCTGAATCGGAAAGCCGATCATGTCGGTGTCTCCATCCGCCCGGCCCTCCCCCCGGAACTGCATCTCGTCGTCGAATGGGTTCGCCAGCAGTTCAGCGAAAACTGGGCAAGCGAAGTCTCCGTCGCCTTCTCCCGCCAGCCTGTTGCCTGCCTGATCGCCGTCGACGGCGGCAAGCTTCTCGGCTTTGCCTGTTACGACACGACGGCGCGCGGCTTCTTCGGCCCGACCGGCGTCGATCCTCAGGCCCGCGGCAAGGGTATCGGGCTCGCCCTGTTTTCCGCCTGCCTTCAGACCATGAAGACGCTTGGCCATGCCTATGCCTTCATCGGCGATGCCGGCCCGGTCGATTTTTACGCGAAGACCGCAGGCGCCATCACCATCCCCGCCCCCGACAAGGGCATCTACGAAGGCATGCTGAGACGCATGGCCGACCTGACCATCTGA
- a CDS encoding glycoside hydrolase family 3 N-terminal domain-containing protein, translating into MSSTPLALFVGLPNPVLSDDEFALFRETNPLGLFVGRRNQREPEQTKRLIERFREAVGRDDAPVCTDQEGGRVQHLDAGPWPLFRSFGQFAELARRDFALGKKAVRLSSQAMGAMMTELGLSSGCSPVLDLVFETTSAVIGARSFGPDPDVIAALGREVVDGLLETGNMPVMKHIPGHGRATLDSHKERPVVDASRETLAATDFKPFVALKDTPWAMVAHVVYSAYDRELPASISPVMHDVIRNEMGYDGVLISDCIFMESLSGTLPERVRQVLDAGFDIALHSHGDVRESEAAAKAARPLTNAALKRIAAGTARLGNLKVDIRAAHAEVEDMFASVLVS; encoded by the coding sequence TTGTCCTCGACCCCGCTCGCCCTTTTCGTCGGCCTTCCCAATCCGGTCCTTTCGGACGATGAATTCGCCCTGTTTCGCGAGACCAATCCGCTCGGCCTCTTCGTCGGCCGGCGCAATCAGCGTGAGCCGGAGCAGACCAAGCGGCTGATCGAACGCTTCCGTGAAGCCGTCGGCCGCGACGATGCGCCTGTTTGCACCGACCAGGAAGGCGGCCGCGTGCAGCATCTCGATGCCGGCCCCTGGCCGCTCTTCCGCAGCTTCGGCCAGTTCGCCGAACTTGCGCGCCGGGATTTCGCGCTCGGCAAAAAAGCAGTGCGCCTTTCCTCCCAGGCCATGGGGGCGATGATGACGGAACTCGGCCTTTCCAGCGGCTGCTCGCCCGTGCTCGACCTCGTCTTCGAGACGACGAGCGCGGTCATCGGCGCCCGCTCTTTCGGCCCCGATCCTGATGTCATCGCCGCCCTCGGCCGCGAGGTGGTCGACGGCCTGCTCGAGACCGGCAACATGCCGGTGATGAAGCACATTCCCGGCCACGGCCGCGCGACGCTGGATTCCCACAAGGAGCGTCCGGTGGTCGACGCCAGCCGCGAGACGCTCGCTGCGACCGATTTCAAGCCCTTCGTGGCGCTGAAGGATACGCCCTGGGCCATGGTCGCCCATGTCGTCTACTCCGCCTACGACAGGGAGCTACCCGCCTCCATCTCGCCGGTCATGCACGACGTCATCCGCAACGAGATGGGTTATGACGGCGTGCTCATTTCCGACTGCATCTTCATGGAATCGCTCTCCGGCACCCTGCCGGAACGCGTCCGGCAGGTGCTCGACGCCGGCTTCGACATCGCCCTCCACAGCCATGGCGACGTCAGGGAAAGCGAAGCCGCCGCCAAGGCCGCCCGACCGCTGACGAACGCCGCTCTCAAGCGGATCGCGGCCGGCACGGCCCGCCTCGGCAATCTCAAGGTCGACATCCGCGCCGCCCATGCTGAAGTCGAAGACATGTTTGCAAGCGTGCTGGTCTCCTGA
- a CDS encoding ABC transporter substrate-binding protein, with the protein MKKYLLAAAALTLLSGSAMAQTVLTANIEPATTWVRNFNPFNQTSSRQSTLDFIYEPLVIFNRFDSNKPVYRLAESFKLSDDLKSIDFKLRPNLKWSDGKPLTAADVKFTYDYLKKFPALDFVSIWSFITDIKAVDDQTVRFTLANPSSLAAEQISQLPIVPEHVWKDVADPVTFANETPVGSGPLTEVPRFTGQTYDQCRNPNYWDNAHLKVDCMRFPQLADNNQMLTATADGTLDWGVSFIPDIDNVYVSKDPAHFHYWYSPSSMVAFLFNLETANEHNKKAFNDLKFRRAVSMALDRKTMIDVAGYGYPTLNEDPGLMGELYKSWADPSVKSDFGKFATYDADAAKALLDEAGYKDKDGDGFRDNPDGSKISFSIIVPSAWTDWIDTVNLAVEGMQAVGIDAKIETPEEAVWTGNLINGTFDAAINSLPASASPYYPYKRAFSASDKGKTRFTAQRWFNPDVEKLVTEFTQTADLAKQKDAMNKAQRIVAENMPMIPVFNNPNWYQYNTKRFTGWSTKENPFVNPSISRTNPARLLNLLALEPVK; encoded by the coding sequence ATGAAAAAATATCTTCTTGCCGCCGCCGCACTGACGCTGCTTTCGGGCTCCGCCATGGCGCAAACGGTCCTGACGGCGAATATCGAACCGGCGACGACCTGGGTGCGCAACTTCAACCCGTTCAACCAGACCTCGTCGCGCCAGTCGACGCTCGACTTCATCTACGAGCCGCTGGTTATTTTCAACCGCTTCGACAGCAACAAGCCGGTCTATCGGCTGGCCGAAAGCTTCAAGCTCTCCGACGATCTGAAGAGCATCGATTTCAAGCTGCGCCCGAACCTGAAATGGTCTGATGGTAAGCCGCTGACCGCAGCCGACGTCAAGTTCACCTATGATTACCTGAAGAAGTTCCCGGCGCTCGACTTCGTCAGCATCTGGAGCTTCATCACCGATATCAAAGCTGTCGACGATCAGACGGTGCGCTTCACGCTCGCCAATCCGAGCTCGCTCGCCGCCGAGCAGATCTCGCAGCTGCCGATCGTTCCGGAACATGTCTGGAAGGACGTCGCCGACCCGGTCACCTTCGCCAACGAGACCCCGGTCGGCAGCGGCCCGCTGACCGAGGTTCCGCGCTTCACCGGCCAGACCTACGACCAGTGCCGCAACCCGAACTATTGGGACAACGCGCATCTGAAGGTCGATTGCATGCGCTTCCCGCAGCTTGCCGACAACAATCAGATGCTGACGGCGACGGCCGACGGCACGCTCGACTGGGGCGTCTCCTTCATTCCCGATATCGACAATGTCTATGTCTCCAAGGATCCGGCGCATTTCCACTATTGGTATTCGCCAAGCAGCATGGTCGCCTTCCTGTTCAACCTGGAAACCGCGAACGAGCACAACAAGAAGGCCTTCAACGACCTGAAATTCCGCCGTGCCGTCTCGATGGCGCTCGACCGCAAGACGATGATCGACGTCGCCGGCTACGGCTATCCGACGCTGAACGAAGACCCCGGCTTGATGGGCGAGCTTTACAAGAGCTGGGCGGATCCATCGGTCAAATCAGACTTCGGCAAGTTCGCGACCTATGACGCCGACGCCGCCAAGGCCCTGCTCGACGAGGCGGGCTACAAGGACAAGGACGGCGACGGTTTCCGCGACAATCCCGACGGCAGCAAGATCTCTTTCTCGATCATCGTCCCAAGCGCCTGGACCGACTGGATCGACACCGTCAACCTCGCCGTCGAGGGCATGCAGGCGGTCGGCATCGACGCCAAGATCGAAACGCCTGAAGAAGCCGTCTGGACCGGCAACCTCATCAACGGCACGTTCGATGCGGCGATCAACAGCCTGCCGGCCTCGGCCTCGCCCTATTATCCCTACAAGCGCGCCTTCAGCGCTTCGGACAAGGGCAAGACCCGTTTCACCGCGCAGCGCTGGTTCAATCCCGATGTCGAAAAGCTCGTCACCGAGTTCACCCAGACGGCGGATCTTGCCAAGCAGAAGGACGCGATGAACAAGGCGCAACGCATCGTTGCCGAAAACATGCCGATGATTCCGGTGTTCAACAATCCGAACTGGTATCAGTACAACACCAAGCGGTTCACCGGCTGGTCGACCAAGGAAAATCCCTTCGTCAATCCGTCGATCTCGCGGACCAATCCGGCACGCCTCCTGAACCTGCTCGCGCTCGAGCCGGTCAAGTAA
- a CDS encoding ABC transporter permease: MAFLLRRLVFYMAAFIAAATINFFLPRLMPGDPVQIMFSSAGTELPPESLQALKLTFGFVDGPLWQQYLTYLGSIFTGDLGRSIKYFPLPVTSVLGHALIWTVSLMGTATIISFALGTLLGIAAAWRRGSRFDVVVSVGAIFATSVPAVVTSLIVLFIFGFTLGWFPNGYAADPSLDPAFSLQYLGSVAYHGILPMVTLCTVLIGGFTVTMRNNMINLLGEDYIVMARAKGLSDRHVMLWYAARNALLPTVSSLAIAIGTILGGSLVTEVVYNYPGLGNILYQAILARDYPVIQGQLLIMTATMLIANFIVDVSYILLDPRLKGA; the protein is encoded by the coding sequence ATGGCTTTCCTGCTTCGCCGCCTGGTTTTCTACATGGCAGCCTTCATCGCGGCAGCGACGATCAATTTCTTCCTGCCGCGCCTGATGCCGGGCGATCCCGTGCAGATCATGTTCTCGAGCGCCGGCACCGAATTGCCGCCGGAGAGCCTGCAGGCGCTGAAGCTCACCTTCGGCTTCGTTGATGGGCCGCTCTGGCAGCAATATCTCACCTATCTCGGCAGCATCTTCACCGGCGATCTCGGCCGCTCGATCAAATATTTCCCGCTGCCGGTCACCTCGGTGCTCGGTCATGCCCTTATCTGGACCGTCAGCCTGATGGGCACAGCGACGATCATCAGCTTTGCGCTCGGCACCCTCCTCGGCATCGCCGCCGCCTGGCGCCGCGGCAGCAGGTTCGATGTTGTCGTCTCCGTCGGCGCGATCTTCGCGACATCGGTGCCGGCCGTCGTCACCTCGCTGATCGTGCTCTTCATCTTCGGCTTCACGCTTGGCTGGTTTCCGAACGGCTATGCCGCCGATCCCTCGCTCGATCCGGCCTTCAGCCTGCAATATCTCGGCAGTGTCGCCTATCACGGCATCCTGCCGATGGTCACACTCTGCACCGTGCTGATCGGCGGCTTCACCGTGACCATGCGCAACAATATGATCAACCTGCTCGGCGAGGACTATATCGTCATGGCCCGCGCCAAGGGGCTTTCCGACCGGCATGTGATGCTCTGGTATGCGGCGCGCAACGCCCTGCTGCCGACCGTCTCCAGCCTTGCCATCGCCATCGGCACCATTCTCGGCGGCTCGCTGGTGACCGAGGTCGTCTATAACTATCCCGGCCTCGGCAATATTCTCTACCAGGCAATTCTCGCCCGCGATTACCCCGTCATCCAGGGCCAGCTCCTCATCATGACCGCGACTATGCTGATCGCCAATTTTATCGTCGACGTCAGTTATATCCTGCTCGACCCGCGGCTGAAGGGAGCATGA
- a CDS encoding ABC transporter permease, whose translation MKTLLRNRKALTGLVIIAVIVIVAIAAPLLTQYDPAARTGRPHQPPSLDHILGTTRIGQDVFARLIYGARTSLAVGFGAGLLITLVGTALGIISGYRGGKTDEVISFFTNMVLVVPNLPLLLVLAAFIGQASPVVIALILGATSWAWGARVTRAETLSVKHKDFVKSAEMMGEPQWRIMTFEIFPNVISIVGINFIGSVIFAIITEATLEFLGLGDPRAISWGTMLYNAQKASALSVGAWWDILTPCFALAFLGIGMSLLNFAVDEIANPRLRTGNHRKRWSLLVRSGEGRL comes from the coding sequence ATGAAAACCCTGCTTCGAAACCGCAAGGCGCTCACCGGCCTCGTCATCATCGCCGTCATCGTCATCGTCGCGATCGCAGCACCGCTGCTGACGCAATACGACCCCGCCGCCCGCACCGGGCGGCCGCACCAGCCGCCATCGCTCGACCATATTCTCGGCACCACCCGCATCGGCCAGGATGTCTTTGCCCGGCTGATCTACGGCGCCCGCACCTCGCTTGCCGTCGGCTTCGGCGCCGGCCTGCTGATTACCCTCGTCGGCACCGCTCTCGGCATCATTTCCGGCTATCGCGGCGGCAAGACCGACGAGGTCATCAGCTTCTTCACCAATATGGTGCTGGTGGTTCCCAACCTGCCGCTGCTGCTGGTGCTCGCCGCCTTCATCGGCCAGGCAAGCCCCGTCGTCATCGCGCTGATCCTCGGCGCCACCTCGTGGGCCTGGGGCGCCCGCGTCACCCGCGCCGAGACGCTCTCCGTCAAACATAAGGATTTCGTCAAATCCGCCGAGATGATGGGCGAGCCGCAATGGCGTATCATGACATTCGAGATTTTTCCCAACGTGATATCGATCGTCGGCATCAATTTCATCGGCAGCGTCATCTTCGCGATCATCACCGAGGCGACGCTTGAGTTTCTCGGCCTCGGCGATCCCCGCGCGATCTCCTGGGGCACCATGCTCTACAACGCCCAGAAGGCTTCGGCGCTTTCGGTCGGCGCCTGGTGGGATATCCTCACCCCCTGCTTTGCGCTCGCCTTCCTCGGCATCGGCATGTCGCTGTTGAATTTCGCCGTCGACGAGATCGCCAATCCGCGGCTGCGCACCGGCAATCATCGGAAGCGCTGGTCCCTGCTCGTCCGTTCCGGGGAGGGCCGCCTGTGA
- a CDS encoding ABC transporter ATP-binding protein codes for MTQPLLSVRNLTIDYIGEEKDFRAVDDVSFDVAPGEVFGLAGESGCGKSTIAFAISRLHKPPALIRKQSRILLDGRDVLDLDQQALAAFRWREVAMVFQSAMNSLNPVLRIEAQFYDMLRTHKGMSRAAARERTAEMLRLVDIAPDRMRDYPHQFSGGMRQRIVIAICMALDPKLVVMDEPTTALDVVVQREILQRINELRRRFGFSVLFITHDLGLMVQFCDRIGIMLSGRLVEQNSAEAIYKTPAHDYTKKLWASFPSLHGGVLL; via the coding sequence GTGACGCAGCCGCTGCTTTCGGTGAGGAATCTCACCATCGACTATATCGGCGAGGAGAAGGATTTCCGCGCCGTCGACGACGTCAGCTTCGACGTGGCTCCGGGCGAGGTCTTCGGCCTTGCGGGCGAATCCGGCTGTGGCAAGAGCACCATCGCCTTTGCCATCAGCCGCCTGCACAAGCCGCCGGCGCTGATCCGCAAGCAGAGCCGCATCCTGCTCGACGGCCGCGACGTGCTCGATCTCGACCAGCAGGCGCTTGCCGCCTTCCGCTGGCGCGAGGTCGCCATGGTCTTTCAGAGCGCCATGAACTCGCTGAACCCGGTGCTGCGCATCGAGGCGCAATTCTACGACATGCTGCGCACCCACAAGGGCATGAGCCGTGCTGCGGCCCGCGAGCGCACCGCCGAAATGCTGAGGCTCGTCGATATCGCCCCGGATCGCATGCGCGACTATCCGCACCAGTTTTCCGGCGGCATGCGCCAGCGCATCGTCATCGCCATCTGCATGGCGCTCGATCCGAAGCTCGTCGTCATGGACGAGCCGACGACGGCGCTCGACGTCGTCGTCCAGCGCGAAATCCTGCAGCGCATCAACGAGCTGCGCCGCCGCTTCGGCTTCTCCGTGCTCTTCATCACCCATGACCTCGGGCTGATGGTGCAGTTCTGCGACCGCATCGGCATCATGCTGTCAGGCAGGCTGGTGGAGCAGAATTCAGCCGAGGCGATCTACAAGACTCCGGCGCACGATTACACGAAAAAGCTCTGGGCCTCCTTCCCCTCGCTGCATGGAGGAGTGCTGCTATGA
- a CDS encoding ABC transporter ATP-binding protein — MSDAILALETVTKSFGHGSAVVHAARAISFSLHAGRALALVGESGSGKTTCARMAMREYLPTSGRILYKGRPVEAANSAEIARYRRSVQMIFQDPFASLNPAHTIAHHLRRPLKLHRPDIKGAEIDATVRELLQRVRLDPDLVAPRYPHELSGGQRQRVNIARALAVRPEVIVADEPTSMLDVSVRLGVLNLLNEMKQEMNLGLLYITHDIATARYVAEDIAVMYAGQIVEWGSTARVIDNPLHPYTRLLLSAVPDPDVRFEDPKARLRPDEVEDIRRRSAAAQDNIVEAEPEHFMRMI, encoded by the coding sequence ATGAGCGACGCCATCCTCGCACTCGAGACCGTCACCAAGAGTTTCGGCCATGGTTCGGCGGTCGTGCACGCGGCGCGCGCCATTTCCTTTTCGCTGCATGCCGGCCGGGCGCTGGCGCTCGTCGGCGAATCCGGCAGCGGCAAGACCACCTGCGCCCGCATGGCGATGCGCGAATATCTGCCGACATCGGGCCGCATCCTCTACAAGGGCCGGCCCGTCGAGGCGGCGAATTCCGCCGAAATCGCTCGCTACCGCCGCTCGGTACAGATGATCTTCCAGGATCCCTTCGCCTCGCTGAACCCCGCCCACACCATCGCCCACCATCTGAGGCGCCCGCTGAAGCTGCATCGCCCCGATATCAAGGGGGCCGAGATCGATGCAACGGTCCGCGAACTGCTGCAGCGCGTCAGGCTCGATCCCGATCTCGTCGCGCCGAGATATCCGCACGAACTCTCCGGCGGCCAGCGCCAGCGCGTCAACATTGCCCGCGCCCTTGCCGTCCGGCCGGAGGTGATCGTGGCGGACGAACCGACCTCGATGCTCGATGTTTCGGTACGCCTCGGCGTGCTGAACCTCTTAAACGAGATGAAGCAGGAGATGAATCTCGGTCTGCTATACATCACCCATGACATCGCCACGGCACGTTATGTCGCGGAAGATATCGCCGTGATGTATGCCGGCCAGATCGTCGAATGGGGCAGCACCGCAAGGGTGATCGACAATCCGCTGCATCCCTATACCAGGCTGCTGCTCTCGGCCGTTCCCGATCCCGACGTCCGTTTCGAGGACCCGAAGGCGCGTCTCAGGCCCGACGAGGTGGAGGACATCCGCCGCCGTTCTGCCGCGGCCCAGGACAATATCGTCGAAGCGGAGCCGGAGCATTTCATGCGGATGATCTGA
- a CDS encoding VOC family protein produces MALKRMDNVGIVVEDLAVAIDFFGELGLELEGRAMIEGEWAGRITGLGDQRVEIAMMRTPDGHSRLELSRFLMPNVVADHRNAPVNALGYLRVMFTVDDIDETLERLRMRGAQLVGDVVQYGDTYRLCYIRGPEGILLGLAQELS; encoded by the coding sequence ATGGCGCTCAAGCGGATGGACAATGTAGGCATCGTCGTTGAAGACCTCGCCGTGGCGATTGATTTCTTTGGCGAACTCGGCCTTGAGCTCGAAGGACGGGCCATGATCGAAGGAGAATGGGCCGGACGTATCACTGGACTGGGCGATCAGCGCGTCGAGATCGCCATGATGCGCACACCTGATGGCCACAGCCGGCTCGAACTCTCCCGCTTCCTCATGCCTAATGTCGTCGCAGATCACCGCAACGCTCCGGTCAACGCGCTCGGCTATCTCCGCGTCATGTTCACCGTTGACGACATCGACGAGACGCTTGAAAGGCTCCGCATGCGCGGCGCGCAGCTCGTCGGCGACGTCGTCCAGTATGGAGACACATATCGGCTCTGCTACATAAGAGGGCCCGAAGGGATTCTTCTCGGACTGGCCCAGGAACTCAGCTGA
- a CDS encoding spermidine synthase, whose protein sequence is MLPWIQLDSATIPGEGGELRLKQRGSEFSIMLGANELMNSRLSGSEEALATLSWERIKAHPKPKVLIGGLGMGFTLRAALAILPEDATVTVAELVPAVVTWARGPMAEVFKGCLDDPRVAIHQGDVGEAIRAGKGAYDAILLDVDNGPDGLTRKSNDRLYDFAGLRAARDALRPGGVLAVWSSGPDPDFTRRLRDTGFSVDAVNTRANGKRGGARHVIWLAVKPAR, encoded by the coding sequence ATGCTGCCCTGGATCCAGCTCGATTCCGCGACTATTCCCGGCGAGGGCGGCGAACTCAGGCTGAAGCAGCGCGGCAGCGAATTCTCGATCATGCTCGGCGCCAACGAGCTGATGAACAGCCGCCTCAGCGGCTCGGAAGAGGCGCTTGCGACCCTTTCCTGGGAGCGAATCAAGGCGCATCCGAAGCCGAAGGTTCTGATCGGCGGGCTCGGCATGGGGTTCACCCTGCGCGCCGCTCTCGCCATACTTCCCGAGGACGCCACGGTCACCGTCGCCGAATTGGTGCCGGCCGTCGTTACCTGGGCGCGCGGGCCGATGGCCGAGGTCTTCAAGGGCTGTCTCGACGATCCGCGCGTCGCCATCCATCAGGGTGATGTCGGCGAGGCGATCCGTGCCGGCAAGGGCGCCTATGACGCGATCCTGCTCGATGTCGACAATGGCCCGGATGGGCTGACCCGCAAATCCAACGACCGGCTCTATGATTTCGCCGGCCTGCGCGCCGCCCGCGACGCGCTTCGCCCCGGCGGCGTGCTCGCCGTCTGGTCGTCCGGCCCCGACCCCGATTTTACCCGCCGCCTCAGGGACACCGGTTTTTCCGTCGATGCGGTCAACACCCGCGCCAACGGCAAACGCGGCGGCGCCCGCCATGTGATCTGGCTGGCGGTAAAGCCGGCCCGCTGA
- a CDS encoding HpcH/HpaI aldolase family protein, translating into MSAAEIDGFANRIRGSRDGMISAWVGIPDAMLVNHLAQEAFDAVVLDMQHGMWDMPSAANGIAQVRLAGKAALARIPVGDFASASRLLDAGASGIIAPMINSADDARALVRTTKYPPVGERSWGPSLALNHTGLSGDDYLKNANALTVAIAMIETRAALDAIDGILGVTGIDGIFIGPSDLSIALSNGDQVAPNAAEIDSAMQHAVARCRAHGKFACAFAADGERAGELLKFGFDLVIAGAETTQLRSGARRAINAARRIASGS; encoded by the coding sequence ATGAGCGCCGCTGAAATCGACGGCTTTGCGAACCGGATCAGGGGCAGCCGGGACGGGATGATCTCCGCCTGGGTCGGCATTCCCGACGCCATGCTCGTCAACCACCTGGCGCAGGAGGCCTTCGATGCCGTCGTGCTGGATATGCAGCACGGCATGTGGGACATGCCGTCTGCGGCCAATGGCATCGCGCAGGTGCGTCTGGCCGGCAAGGCGGCCCTGGCGCGCATCCCGGTCGGCGATTTCGCCTCCGCCTCGCGGCTGCTCGATGCCGGTGCTTCCGGCATCATCGCGCCGATGATCAATTCGGCCGACGATGCGAGAGCCCTGGTCCGGACGACGAAATATCCGCCCGTCGGCGAGCGCAGCTGGGGGCCGTCATTGGCGCTGAACCATACCGGCCTGTCGGGCGATGATTATCTGAAGAATGCCAATGCGCTCACCGTGGCCATCGCCATGATCGAGACCCGCGCCGCGCTCGATGCGATCGACGGCATTCTCGGCGTGACCGGCATCGACGGCATTTTCATCGGCCCTTCCGATCTGTCGATCGCGCTGTCGAACGGCGATCAGGTGGCGCCGAACGCTGCCGAAATCGACAGCGCCATGCAGCATGCCGTCGCGCGCTGCCGCGCCCATGGCAAATTCGCCTGCGCCTTTGCCGCCGACGGCGAGCGGGCCGGCGAATTGTTGAAATTCGGCTTCGACCTGGTCATTGCCGGCGCCGAGACCACCCAGCTGCGCTCCGGCGCCCGCCGCGCCATCAATGCCGCCCGCAGGATCGCTTCGGGCAGTTGA